One region of Thalassophryne amazonica chromosome 16, fThaAma1.1, whole genome shotgun sequence genomic DNA includes:
- the pvalb6 gene encoding parvalbumin 6, with protein MAMTGILKADDIKKALDAFAVADSFDHRRFFEMVGLKGKSLPDVKKVFYMLDADNSGFIEEDELKFVLKGFAKDGRDLTDNETKRFLEAADMDGDGKIGVDEFVALVSK; from the exons ATGGCAATGACCGGCATCCTCAAAGCTGATGACATCAAGAAAGCTCTAGATGCATTTGCAG TTGCTGACTCCTTTGACCATAGGCGCTTTTTTGAGATGGTGGGCCTGAAGGGCAAATCTCTACCTGATGTGAAGAAGGTCTTCTACATGTTGGACGCTGATAATAGTGGATTCATAGAGGAGGATGAACTTAA ATTTGTTCTGAAGGGATTTGCCAAAGATGGCAGGGACCTTACAGACAACGAAACCAAAAGATTTCTGGAAGCCGCAGACATGGATGGAGACGGCAAGATAGGAGTGGATG AGTTTGTAGCCCTGGTGTCTAAGTAA